One genomic region from Cucumis melo cultivar AY chromosome 9, USDA_Cmelo_AY_1.0, whole genome shotgun sequence encodes:
- the LOC103503133 gene encoding uncharacterized protein LOC103503133, with translation MVEDVESKPESFNSCCKVWKDLCTKLEEKRIALRQATKLLNEQCKRIEVENRNLKRGYEEEKARASIEREGKDKEAAIRVSLEREVLDLKSQISSLRQNDVEAVNVQGEVDHLNALVAEGKKEIVQLKELLEIEKRKKDAERKDAEARKEEAAQVLKTVKIERSKVRDLRKFHKAEMDKVNDCRQQLGMLQKEYEETKLKLASETSKLIEVKKDVEVEKQRAVKERERADSEMSKAQAASMQAEVAMKQAGEEKSRAENLFQQLERKTCKIKELEKEVKELQTVKFFIESCCGQQVKKTNRKGAKKNDKTWMEMIQSNANELKLAFEFLKAKEVNTMHKMDGDLGIIKEKSVDSSLIESSELKNHLEIYRRKAMDEQCRADKLSLELEEKKNKVEELQKNVRELKSSRKFVNASGVSLEHAMSSERAEMKLLKKKLKFEKTRLKYARQVAKVEKTHRTIIQQELSRFKQEFVQLSNHLDGLHKFASTGTKDNNELEKTMNAKNLQSLYSKKNVRAIEALQTWVPDTLRQTTPQSSAPLLPLSGVNHITSLSGIESRLEFFPGDSNRKMLQSCAVNSSTASFSDGRLVGSQEKAGLCLTATKLVGENLNVQPRISNLSSEVSKMKSNENLTMMAENSVRSPIKNHVGRANEKQQKRKRTTEAVESIDYLYHESKKVHSQIEENSSLLHALNSPLEKSGHVISSLLPDSSGDKKIRKRKKALCQKKLKVQRVLVESERKLNRVDTEVCALKSSGRQPSQPVSKLTDSFQPCAEELNNSVISELQTLETFGNMADVDYMKLLDLDSAADEECYRRAVEMPLSPSLPDIYIPGAETSALNDFDSLVDEFQKELPDDREGQPQSHNDDVTDVEIKSNYTQSCNFDLLGDIHSQRQVDSCSIQVRHGRDLFDIVRAENNCLDQVEVSVEMLGTNVSLSGCEGVGISEIKSGTLDNSIPDFCVLFSDSKDCQSIFRIFSATKACIKRSSLISQKEWMVQGILASLNMEHELLSKEKTCVFFSLLLLNFTIVAVHKYGNILNCHTCLDSFSGHICEAMLDLEIRSLFAKLLSLDKLLSLIEDFLVDGRILSCTDASFETLTKGVLRVNIPIDGVNRILSLTPASTEYLIAGSSILASISKAVQRTDLLWEVSYSILRSCRHEPSLMLTLLHIFAHIGGDQFFNVEGYSTLRAVLKSIITHLEKVGSSDDATFTPLKRNCRTEFAQCASCPFSEEVMSMPTTISFLLQLIRKNISNGIMDEDFENPTGLLNLESFLKKNIPSQILSKNSSEKEVHPSLYLDCDAFCLLKKFKVSDDEPHFLFNPSLSNVIDTISLVELLACYMSWNWTFANIISQLMDLLKSSAKKGFAIVVLLGQLGRLGVDAGGFDDGGVKILRFNLSAFLCLETTIKSGLCVQIATVSALVGLLPFDFETIVQDKVSYLASSSHYAEINLIKTWFSLLSPKQKEFSRNILQVGVCNVS, from the exons ATGGTGGAGGATGTTGAATCCAAGCCTGAATCATTTAATTCCTGCTGTAAAGTG TGGAAAGATTTGTGCACGAAACTCGAAGAAAAGAGAATTGCTTTACGGCAGGCAACCAAACTCCTTAATGAACAATGCAAGAGGATTGAGGTGGAGAATCGTAATCTTAAAAGAG GGTATGAGGAGGAAAAGGCTCGAGCTTCCATTGAGAGAGAGGGCAAGGACAAAGAAGCTGCTATTAGAGTGTCTTTAGAGAGGGAAGTTTTGGACTTGAAATCTCAAATTTCATCATTGAGACAAAATGATGTAGAGGCCGTTAATGTCCAAGGGGAAGTAGATCATCTTAATGCACTCGTTGCTGAGGGTAAGAAGGAAATTGTCCAACTAAAAGAACTTCTAGAAatagagaagagaaaaaaggaTGCTGAAAGGAAAGATGCTGAAGCGAGGAAAGAGGAGGCTGCCCAAGTGTTGAAAACTGTCAAGATTGAAAGGAGTAAGGTTAGGGACTTGAGGAAGTTTCACAAAGCTGAAATGGATAAGGTTAATGATTGCAGACAACAACTTGGGATGTTGCAAAAAGAATATGAAGAAACAAAGTTAAAGTTGGCTAGTGAAACATCTAAACTAATTGAGGTAAAGAAAGATGTAGAGGTTGAAAAGCAAAGGGCTGTCAAAGAGAGAGAGCGTGCAGATTCTGAAATGTCTAAAGCTCAGGCTGCAAGCATGCAAGCTGAAGTAGCCATGAAACAGGCTGGGGAAGAAAAATCTAGGGCTGAAAACTTATTTCAGCAACTGGAAAGAAAGACATGCAAGATCAAGGAATTGGAGAAGGAGGTCAAAGAACTTCAGACAGtgaaattttttattgaatcctgTTGTGGCCAACAGGTTAAGAAAACTAATAGGAAGGGTGCGAAAAAGAACGATAAAACTTGGATGGAAATGATACAGAGTAATGCAAATGAATTAAAGTTGGCTTTTGAGTTTTTGAAGGCTAAGGAGGTTAACACAATGCATAAGATGGACGGAGATTTGGGGATTATAAAGGAGAAGTCAGTAGATTCCAGCTTGATAGAATCATCAGAACTGAAAAACCATTTGGAGATTTATCGCAGGAAGGCCATGGATGAACAATGCCGTGCTGATAAATTGTCTCTTGAgttagaagaaaagaaaaacaaggtTGAGGAATTGCAGAAGAATGTACGTGAATTGAAGTCTTCTAGGAAATTCGTGAATGCATCTGGTGTTTCTTTAGAACATGCTATGAGTTCTGAACGTGCAGAAATGaagcttttgaaaaaaaagCTAAAGTTTGAGAAAACGCGATTGAAATATGCCAGACAAGTGGCTAAAGTGGAAAAAACTCACCGTACCATTATTCAACAAGAACTGAGTCGTTTTAAGCAAGAATTTGTGCAGCTGTCAAACCACTTGGATGGCCTACATAAATTTGCCTCTACTGGCACTAAGGATAATAATGAGTTGGAAAAG ACGATGAATGCTAAGAACTTGCAAAGTTTGTATTCAAAGAAGAATGTACGTGCTATAGAGGCATTGCAAACCTGGGTGCCTGATACTCTCAGGCAGACCACCCCACAATCGAGTGCTCCACTTCTTCCTTTGTCTGGAGTGAATCATATCACATCCTTATCAGGTATTGAATCTAGGTTGGAGTTCTTTCCTGGAGACTCTAACAGAAAAATGTTACAAAGTTGTGCAGTCAATTCAAGTACTGCATCTTTTTCTGATGGTCGGTTGGTCGGCTCACAGGAAAAGGCTGGCCTTTGTTTGACAGCAACGAAACTGGTTGGAGAGAATTTGAATGTGCAACCAAGAATATCTAACTTATCTAGTGAAGTTAGTAAGATGAAAAGCAATGAAAACCTGACTATGATGGCTGAAAATAGCGTAAGAAGTCCTATTAAAAACCATGTTGGAAGAGCTAATGAAAAgcaacaaaagagaaaaaggaccACTGAAGCTGTTGAATCCATTGATTATTTATATCATGAGAGTAAGAAAGTGCATTCTCAGATTGAAGAGAACTCGTCTCTCTTGCATGCTCTAAACAGTCCTTTAGAAAAGAGTGGACATGTGATTTCGAGCTTGCTTCCAGATTCTTCTGGTGATAAGAAAATTCGGAAGAGAAAAAAGGCTTTGTGCCAGAAGAAATTAAAGGTGCAACGTGTACTTGTTGAGAGTGAAAGGAAGTTGAATAGAGTTGACACTGAAGTTTGTGCGCTCAAAAGTAGTGGTAGACAGCCTTCTCAACCTGTCAGCAAACTTACGGACAGTTTTCAACCATGTGCAGAGGAACTTAATAATTCTGTCATAAGTGAACTTCAAACCTTGGAAACTTTTGGGAATATGGCAGATGTGGACTACATGAAATTGCTAGATTTGGATAGTGCTGCTGATGAGGAATGCTACAGGAGAGCAGTGGAAATGCCACTGTCGCCTTCACTTCCAGATATTTATATTCCTGGTGCTGAAACCTCTGCTTTGAATGATTTTGATTCTTTAGTAGATGAGTTCCAGAAAGAATTGCCAGATGATAGAGAGGGTCAACCACAATCACATAACGATGATGTCACTGATGTTGAGATTAAGTCCAATTATACGCAATCCTGCAACTTTGACTTGTTAGGAGATATTCATAGTCAACGCCAAGTTGATTCATGTTCAATACAAGTGAGACATGGGAGGGATCTTTTTGATATTGTGCGGGCAGAAAATAACTGCCTTGATCAGGTTGAGGTCAGTGTAGAGATGCTTGGGACAAATGTTTCTCTCTCTGGTTGTGAAGGGGTGGGAATATCAGAAATTAAATCTGGAACCCTGGACAACTCTATCCCTGACTTTTGTGTTCTTTTCTCTGATTCAAAAGACTGTCAGAGCATCTTTAGAATTTTTTCAGCAACTAAGGCTTGTATAAAGAGGAGCTCTCTGATTAGTCAAAAAGAATGGATGGTGCAAGGGATTTTGGCTTCGCTAAACATGGAGCATGAACTTTTATCGAA GGAGAAGACTTGTGTATTCTTTTCCTTGTTGCTGCTCAACTTCACCATTGTTGCTGTGCATAAATATGGGAACATTCTGAACTGCCATACGTGCTTGGATTCTTTTTCGGGGCACATATGTGAAG CAATGCTTGATCTGGAAATAAGAAGTTTGTTTGCTAAATTGCTTAGTTTGGACAAGTTACTTTCCCTCATAGAAGACTTTCTAGTAGATGGACGGATCCTGTCATGTACCGATGCCTCTTTTGAGACATTGACGAAGGGGGTTTTGAGGGTCAATATCCCTATCGATGGTGTAAACAGAATATTGTCACTTACCCCAGCATCAACGGAGTATTTGATTGCAGGAAGTTCCATACTAGCATCAATTTCTAAAGCAGTTCAACGTACTGATCTTCTTTGGGAGGTATCATACAGTATTTTGAGAAGCTGCAGGCATGAGCCTTCGTTGATGTTGACATTGCTTCATATTTTTGCACATATTGGTGGAGATCAGTTTTTCAATGTGGAAGGTTACTCTACTCTGAGGGCTGTCTTGAAATCAATAATCACGCACCTTGAGAAGGTCGGATCGTCAGATGATGCTACTTTCACCCCACTCAAGAGAAATTGCAGAACAGAGTTTGCTCAATGTGCTAGCTGCCCTTTTTCAGAGGAAGTCATGTCTATGCCCACGACTATCTCGTTTCTGTTGCAATTGATCCGGAAGAATATATCAAATGGGATTATGGATGAAGATTTTGAAAATCCAACCGGTTTGTTAAATCTGGAATCCTTCCTCAAGAAGAATATACCAAGTCAGATCCTTAGTAAAAATTCAAGTGAAAAAGAGGTCCATCCATCATTGTATTTGGACTGTGATGCTTTTTGTTTGTTAAAGAAGTTCAAGGTTTCTGATGATGAACCACATTTTCTCTTCAATCCATCATTGTCTAATGTTATCGATACCATCTCATTGGTTGAACTTCTAGCGTGCTACATG AGCTGGAATTGGACATTTGCTAACATTATCTCTCAACTTATGGATTTATTGAAGTCATCTGCTAAGAAGGGCTTCGCAATTGTGGTTCTTCTTGGCCAACTTGGGAG GTTAGGCGTAGATGCTGGAGGCTTTGACGATGGAGGAGTTAAGATCTTGAGATTTAATCTATCAGCATTTCTTTGCTTGGAAACTACCATTAAATCAGGTCTCTGTGTTCAAATTGCTACGGTTTCTGCCTTGGTAGGCCTTCTCCCTTTTGATTTTGAAACTATTGTTCAAGATAAAGTAAGCTATCTAGCCTCTTCGAGTCACTATGCTGAGATTAACTTAATAAAGACGTGGTTTTCTTTATTAAGTCCGAAACAGAAGGAGTTTTCACGTAACATTTTACAAGTTGGTGTTTGCAATGTAAGCtga